The Rosa rugosa chromosome 1, drRosRugo1.1, whole genome shotgun sequence genomic sequence TAGGGTACACAATTTGAAAATGCCAATACCATGCTGAATATTATCTTTTAAGTAGTGGAATACTGGAATCTATGTAATCTGAGAGTGTATCTAGACAAAAGGTATATTTAAAAGGAAGTAAACTTTGATATTCTTTCAAATTCCAATATCTCATTGACTCACAATTTATTCTTTGTCTCAGTATCGCTCAGACTTTCCAACTTCAATGAAAGATCATGCTGTGTTTGTTGACATGGCTCCAAGATTTCATCTCATGGCAGAGGGAATACTGCAGAGACAAATCCAACTTGTGATTCATAGCTTGAGAGAGGTATGATCATGCTGAAAGGTCCCAATAAACATAAGTTTCAGAAACTTATGTCATTTACTTTATGAAGTTGCAATTCCATGTTTAACCTTAAGCAAGTTTGTTATTTATCAGGCTCTAGATGGCGCTGATGGATTCCAGAATACCCATCAAATGCAACAATTCCAATCTGCAAAATTTAGTATAGATCAGGTGATATTGCTGTGAACGTTGATGAATGCCTTTGTTTCGTATTTACTATCTACATTAAGGTCCTTAGTGCCTTAATTGACTTCTGATGACATAATGTAATTTGATCAGGTTGTTTTCATATTGGAGAAAGTACACATTATCTGGGAGCCACTCTTATTACCTTCAACTTACAAGAGAAGCATGTGTATGATTCTAGAGTCAGTTTTTTCTAGAATCACAAAAGACATACTCCTTTTAGATGATATGGCAGCAGAAGAAACGTTAGAGGTATAATCTACATAGTCTTCAAAGCCAGTTCTTTAATTTAATGCCTATCTATCAGCAGCTATCTTAAACATTGTTTTCACAGCTTCAAAGACTGATTCACTTGATGCTGGAAAACCTAACTTCTTTGTTGGGGTCCCTGGCTGCTCTTCAAGTTGAGAAGTCACAAGCGGGCATGACATCTCTTGATGATCTTATACCATCATTACGAAAAATTCGGAAATTGGCAGGCATGTTTTCTCTCTGATGCTGAAATTTTGGATTCAGTAGTAGATTAGTGAGTCTAGTATGTCTTGCAAGTTTATAATGGACCTAatgcccttttttttctttttcctttatttcttCAGAATTATTAGATATGCCCTTGAAAGCAATCACTACAGCTTGGGAAACTGGAGAACTGCGAAATGGTGGCTTTACATTGTCAGAGGTACAACTTCACTTGAGAACATATTTTGTGAAATTCTGCTTTTCATATTTTCATTGGTTTCATAAGCCCCTTCTTTTGGCAGGTAGAATATTTCATCAAAGCAATTTTTCAAGACTCGCCTTTGCGGAAAGACTGCTTATGGAGGATACATGGCTACTCTTAAATACTCATTTTATTCTCATAGAGTTTTTTAACCAAAGCACGGTGTTCTGTTTTTACCTTAGAATTCTGAAATATGTAAAAACGGATGTACCTAGAAGCTGTAGAGTGTATTGATCAGATATCTTACTTTTCATGGAATCAAAACTCGAATCCAAACATCTTTTTGAATCTGGTACATCACTATTAGAATTTAAATGAAGTTAACCATTGATGTTAAGTTTCTAGCTGAATCCAGCACAATTTAATTACTTCGATCAAGGCCTATTATAAACTTGCATTCCAGACGGGACTTGAGTGTACTTCATTTGATAGTGCGGTCTTTTAATTACCTCCAATTTTACGTAGTTCAATTGAATTGGAATCACATTCTTAAAAAGATGACCAGATGaagggaaaaaggaaaaagaaaactatATGTAGAGTTGTAGACATGTAATGTGGGTTGACAAAGATTTCGATGGTCGTTAAAGAAgcattatgatttttttttggggaaaaAAGAAGCATTATGATAATACACAACAAAATGCAATACTTGATCAGAAGAGAGGATTCTGAGAATGAATTCAGAGATTTCTTTTACTATTGATGGACTGTATACAATTACACTAGACCAAACAAAAGAGGGTTTACAATACTTGATATGAATTACTGTACAACTAACACTTTCAGCTGTGTATCTAAAGTTCTAAACCTTTTTCTTGTACATTTATAAACCTGTGTATAATTCAAAAATGTAAACCTCTTGAATAAATTACTCTTCTGCACTACTTTTGGGTATGTCTTCTTCTCTGCTTCCAGTAGTCGCATTTTCAAGCTTCTCTTCTTTCTTACTTCCAGAACTTGAAGGAAGTGTTCCAGAACTTGAAGGAAGTATTTGAGACAAGGTTTCAGACATAAGGCCTCGTCCTGAAAAAGAAAGCCAACAATTTTTGCAACATTTCCATGAAAACTAagcagaacttacataagacaATTGAATGTGCATACCTTACAGGAGCAGTATTTTTCaactgcttctttcttttctgcctCATACTGGAACccatttttcatcagaagatgtAAATGGATCCCCAGTTCCTACATCTGCACGATACAAAACTTTTAGCAGTCATGCTCAGAGGACTGAAACTTCACATTACAGAAAGGTAAAACAAACCTTGAAGCAGCACATCATCTCCATCACCATAGCCTGTCAATCTCCAAAATGCACGACTATCAGCATCGAACAGATAAGGCTCTGTTCGCACAGAATCTTGTCATATCATCCCTGTAAAGTAACAATTAGCAAAGTCACAACCAAAGACTCAtgatgaagaaactgaaaagTGGGATTTAATATTTCCTTTACTATTTTTTAATATTGTTTTTTGATATTTTACTACTAGAAAAGGGAACATACTTGATTTCAAGGCTTTTGCTTCAAGCAACTCTGCATGATCTTGAGCTGCTTCACTCTTCAGTTGCGAAACAGTAGATTCGTGATCTGAAGAAATTGAAGCAGCATTGTCTCCTGCAGTAACTGCCTTGGCCTTGGCCACCTCTGCTTTCTACTGCTGCTTGATACTTATCTCCTGTGCAAAGGATTAGATTAAGTCAGAAGGGACATGTAGGCTCCAAAAGAACTTGTTCTAAACTAAATCAATGTTACCTTAGCCTTCGCAGCAGATACTTTCGTTTTGCTGCGATCTTACTTTTAGAGAATATTTCTTTTTGGCTTTCTATGAAATTGCTCAGTGATCTGGAGGAGACATTGCAAAAATTATCAGCATATGCTTTAACAGGAAATATATGGAGTTTTAACTTATAACTAATATATTATATGGTTTTCCTGCTTACTTGGTGCCAAGGGCCTCATCACAAAGGAAAGATAGGACTCTAAGCTTCTGGGAGAAGTCCAAGGAGTCATACCCCTCAACTCCTCTACTAAAGAAATCTGAGGGCAGTTCCTACAGTAGGAGTTGAGACTCAGAGAAGTAGCTCCTCAAATGTTCGAACCAAGAGTTTTCGTTCAAAGGCCTGAAAGGAAATAAGATTGATGGTCAACTATTTCATTCTACAAGCATGTGTAAATAAACTTGACAATAAAACCACTAAGGCAAGATTGAGTATACAAACTGATTTATACGTTCAATTGagtattatataaaagtgagtTACTCGATAGTAGTCTTACTCTTTTACGTCCCCCATCTTCTGTATCTTAGACAGGAGTTTGGCCTGGAATCGGACTACTGAGGAGTATCGTTGATGCATTAGGTCTCTGAGAAGAGATTCAGCATCTTCTTTGCTGAACTTAAGAACCTACAGTAAAACAACAATAGATGAGATTCAGGTCTAATGATACACATTAAGTCAATGAAGtaattcagaccaaaaaaaaagtcAATGAAGACACAACAAAATCAAATATGCACCAAGTAACAACATTTCTTATGATAAAACACATGAATTCAGTGAGCATTTAAGCGTTTAGGGGGCCATCAACAAAAGAAGATGATTTAGAGGACCATTTATTAGTCCAATATTCAAAACAGAACAGAAGTTTAAATAGATTACCTCTTCAAGGGCCACACAGAACTCTATAAACTGTAGGGCATGTCCTACATCCTGAGGATGTAGTTCAATGCCCGCAACAGTTGTTAAGGGAACCCCCAAAGGCAGAGGAAGTTCAGGCTCAACTACTTCCTCCTTTGCCTTCACTCTGCGAGGTTCCCTAGGAGCCTTGGCCTTCCTCTTGCCCTTGCCAACATCTTCTATTTGGTTTTCTTCCTCTCTATTTGGCTCAGACACTCCCGCAGGCTCCTGTGTCAAAAATTCAAAGTTAGcataaacataaattttttaaaTGACATGAACAATAACAATATGCAGCAACTCCAATTTCAACATAAGCTATGCGAAACCTCCTCTGAAGGATTCTCTGAGTCAGGCACAGCTCGACCAAGAGGTTCTTTACCCTCTCGCTTCCTGTGTAATTAACATTTGTCTAATCAGCATATCAAAAACATCCGCGTTACAAAACCCAAATGAATACATGTAGCAAATTAAGCAAAACATTTTAATTAGTCTTACATGCACACACTGCAGTTGCAGATCCCGCAGCATTTCGGACGCTTCCAATCATCTGAAGCAGCCGCCTCCTCTGTAATATCTACATATCTGTTTTCATCATGCAAGGCACCATTAATAGGAAAATTTTATCATTTTACAAACCCTATACATggaaaaatgaaacaaattgAGTCTCTGAAAATCTTACCTTTTCTTGAGGCACCGCTCGCAGATCTTGATCTTGCATTGGCGTTTCCCCATGACATTGTTGCACAAGAACACACGTTTCGTGGTCCTTTGGCGGCACTGAAACAATTTTAACCACAAGTTAGTCAAGGATTCaattaaatgaccaaaacacaAACATGAAATTCTCTACGCTTCCACCCTTCTAACACTTGCAGTTTCTTCCTCACATGAttaaacatgaaaaaaaaaaaaaaaaaaagactagaaGAGTGAGAGTTATCTTATCAATCCAAAACCCTTACGGAAAAATCACCTGGTGACAGAATACTCCTTCTCCGGCCATCTTTTTTCACAGAAAAACAAGATAGATTTCTAAATCACTAAAGAACTCTAAACTCTGTTTCAGAAACTTGTCCTTCTCTCGGATTCGGATAGTTCGTTTTTCTCAGTTTCAGAGTCCACAAAGAACACGAAAGTTCTCACTCTCAAGTCTGACACTCACTTCAGTTACAGATACAAACTGAGAACTACACAGAAAACGAGAATGGTTTCACACCCGTTATATAGGTAAGTTTTGATCCTTCCTAAGCTACTTTCACGGTCTCAGACGTGACGCATGGCCTTCATGCGTCACCCCTTTTTCTGACACAGTTTGAAATTGATCCTACCTAAGTCTTCTCTGATTGGCCAAACTTTGAAGGCTCTGGTGGAGAAGAAATTTCTGAGTTGCTCCATTTCAAGTCTCAGACGTTGTTTCAGTTTCAAATAGAAACAGAGAGAACACGAGGTGGTGACTGCTCCCAGTTTCAGTTACAGAAATTTTACAGATAAAAACAGAGACACTCACGCCATTGATATAACTTGCTTCACATGAAGCCATGAAGGCCATGCGTCAAGCAAGTTCAACACATTTCGAAATTTCACTACCTGTCaatattttgatattttaaAGAAAACAACACCAAGCaatattttattatatataaacaaaatatataataaaaaaacacCAAGCAATATTTGAATTTCCAGACCACAAAAAGAGAATGCAATATATAGCATGTTCACCTGGTCAGTCAGTAACTAACTAAGGTCCCATTTGgaattgcttcgcttttaaaaaaatcagcttttgttcaaaattttagattttattgtgtttggtaaataaataaaatgcaGCTTTAATTagaagttataggtcactgacaACAAAGTTTAGAAACGCAACACACTCTACAGTTGTTTTATAtactgacaacacttttaaaaatattatttaccaaacacgaaactgttttaattcacaattgattattctcacaacacagcagcagcagtttttttttaaagtcacagcaatcccaaactagccctaagaAAATCATGTTCAATCACCTTCAGATGTAAATTCAATAgtgaaaataattatttttaagttgagttgttttgttttcaacCATTGGATTTACATCCAAATGTGATTGAGCATAGTTTATTTGGTCAGTTACTAACCAAGTAAACACCACTGGAAGCCATATTTGATTTTTCCTAGAACAAATTTGATCTTCTGTTTACTTAGTTTCCACTATATTTCTATCTATGATTTTTATtgcataaatatttttgtcatgAACATAAATATTCAAATATATGACATTTACAGATTTGTCAGTCACATAAATTGCTcgcctattttttttttttcccatatcTCTAAAACTTTGGTTTTCTTTGAGTCATTTTAGTTGCTTATCAGTCCTAGCTAGGTACATGATCAGTGGCGGACGCAGGAATATATACCTCTGGGGGCAAGTTGGAATAGATtcatttattaatatatttgcACCAAATGGGAAGCAGAGGAGTGCAATCAAAGAAACCGAATTTAATAGAAAATTTCAAGTGATTCATTCATTAACAGATTTGCACTAAATGGGAAGTAGAGGAATGCAATAAAAGAAACAGAGTTTACTAGCAAATGTCATGTGACTCATTCATTACAAACTATCATGCTCAGCCCTTGGAAAACAATGTTCAATAGCACAAAAGGTCTAACAAAACATAGAGTTTGCAAGAAGCAAAATAGAGCACATACCTAGAAAAACAGAGAGTTTGGAACACTAATATTCTCtttttcacaaaataaaacaacCTGCTCAAACAAAGAAAGTCATCCACTCTTGACTCTCCCTTAAAGTTTGCAATTTTCTCTTGCACACTTTCACTAAATCCATAGCATTCACTATGTCCTGATCATCTTTTTGTAGGGCTTGTGATAACTCATGAGTGACTCCAAGTACAATTCTCATCAAATGCAAATTGAATATGAAATCAAATGCAGCATCTTTGGCTATGCTATATTCTAACCAATTAGGGAAGTCACTAAATTAACCAATCAGAGACAAACCTTCGTTTCTCTTCTCCGCACTGTGTTTGGACGAACTGATGATTTCTAGCTGACAAGGACCTCTTAGCAGATACTCTCTTCTAATTTTATCCCTAAGATTGTGATGATAATCTGAAATTTTAGTCCTTACTCCAGGATTGGAAGGAAGATTGTAGTTTTACACAACTCTGTTTTGATCTTTCACTCTCTATAAGGGGTGATGATAACTCGTTTGATGTTCGTTTAAATAATCTCTCCATCTTTAATCTTTCACGTACAACTGCAATTTTAATAGAAAAGAGTAATTTAATCTAATTAACAAAGTCGTTGATTTGGGAAGTAAACTAGAAGATGAAGAACTGAACTTCAAGATCATCAATTTAAGACTGAATTGCAGAAGGGCAGAGATTGAAGACTCAAAGAGTCGAAATCGAACTCTATCGAAGACTGGAAGTCTGGATGTATTGAGTTTGGTTGTTTGGGGATTCTCAGTAGAACTAAAAGAATGGGAAATGGGAAATGGGGTCGTCTGGGAATGGCCAGCAAGCTTCAgcctttacatatatatataattatatatgaatGATAGTGGCATATTGCTTTGTGAAACAACACCATATTGTCACCATACAATACATATCAATTATCTAttatatatatcagatcctatccagagcggagctccgctttgaaattaacggtgtgaagttcgagttttgagtcacttttcagtcgcacatccacatctcgaccgttcagtttttaggtactagtgtatagatcatctctgcaaattttcagccaaaatgatgatcgttaaggcattgataacttccttaaagctagtacggtacTACGGTTCATGTTGATAGATTCAGTccatccattggtttaagtgagttagatatcttaacgataatcaatttgactgaaaatttgcagagatgatctacacagtagtacctaaaaactgaacggtcgagatgtggatatgcgaccgaaaagtgacccaaaactcgaacttcacacgttaatttcaaagcagagctccgctctggataagatctgtatatatatatatatatatatatatatatatatatatatatatatatatatatgagaagaTTATCTATTATATTgatattcaatatatatattaaacgTTGAAACATAGCTgacattaaaaataaaaaaaagactcAATTGCCAAATGTCAAAAGCTGACTGGAGGCAGTAGCCCCCACTCGTCCCTATGTGCGTCCGCCACTGGGATTGGGTATGGTATGTCTGGCATGGTAACTTTGGGTAGCTGAGAGTTGGGATACAAATTTTCCATTTTTGGTCCAAGGGTACAAATTTGCTGCCCGCCTTTTTTAGTTGGGTGAATAAATACCCACGTTCTAAATTAATGCCACAACAAATCATATCTCAAGATTGGATTACAGCTTTTCAAAAGTTTATTTGGACATGAAATGAGAATCATATGTCAATTTGGATTTTCTGGGTAGGTTTGCATgaagatggaaaagaaaagttgGAGTTTTTGGCTTTTTGCTGGGTTTCATTGGTTTCGGTACTGAAGAAATAAGCAAATggtaaaatattttctttttgattAACCATGGTTAGACAAAGATAAATTAATGTGGCATTAATTTAGAAGGTGGGTGTTCTCCCCGCCCCGGCCCCCACAAACAAATTTGCTGCATCGATCCATGAGAAAGATAAACTCGATCCATATTAATTTGCAGACTAGTTTCCACTTATTTTCACTTAGTAAATATTACTCACCAAAAGGAGATATGTTGATAAAACCGTATTAAAACATATCGATATAGAGAAACCAAAGCAAtgttgtaatatatatatatatatatatatatagcacagTGCATGTACTCATATGCTCATATCAGATTATATCGATCTGAGATTCTGAGCAGCTAGGTTTCCTCTTAAATCATTTCACTTTTGTTTCAAACCTTCCCTCCTCCTCCATGCTACTGATTTTGTTTGACAAAGCTTTTCGGTTCTTCTGAAGCTCAGTCGGGAGCTTAACATCCGTTGCCAAACCAACAATCTCAAGAAACCTTATCAGATACCAAGTAATATCAATTTGCCACCATTCAAAACCGTGTCGAGCTGAGTAATCAAAAGCATGGTGGTTATTGTGCCAACCTTCTCCATGAGCTAGCAATCCACATAACCTAAACAACACAACATATTAAATTTCATGGCATTAATCACTATCAGTAGCCAATAAACATATCATTAACTATGTACGTAGAGAAGATACAATATATAATAATATTAATTACCAGTTGTTTTTGGACAAATCACCAGTATCCCATACTTGGTTTCCCCATATGTGGCAAACCGAATTTAATGAAAAAGTTACATGGAGAAAAAATATCATTCTCACAGCCTACAAAtagttacaaaataaaaagaacaaatAGTTAACTATTAGTTAAAACTAAAAGGACGAtgaatttaaaaatataaaaaggtaagagaaattttattaccAGTGCCCAAACTAAATAGGGCATTCCTCCTATGCGATAGAGTACAACTCCACAAGCAATACAATGATAAGGGTACGTGTAGTGAAGAAACTTATAATATGTCTGTTTT encodes the following:
- the LOC133732380 gene encoding uncharacterized protein LOC133732380, which gives rise to MGKRQCKIKICERCLKKRYVDITEEAAASDDWKRPKCCGICNCSVCMKREGKEPLGRAVPDSENPSEEEPAGVSEPNREEENQIEDVGKGKRKAKAPREPRRVKAKEEVVEPELPLPLGVPLTTVAGIELHPQDVGHALQFIEFCVALEEVLKFSKEDAESLLRDLMHQRYSSVVRFQAKLLSKIQKMGDVKE
- the LOC133725950 gene encoding palmitoyl-monogalactosyldiacylglycerol delta-7 desaturase, chloroplastic-like isoform X1 — its product is MAWLPLMVQKPVYFLGRQWNGVDIVNVFTLVAIHLLALLAPFHFTWSAFWLGVALYYVTGVGVTISFHRNLAHRSFKLPKWLEYFFAYCAVHSLQGSPLEWVSSHRSHHQFVDTPNDPHTPLKGLWFSHIGWILDYRKRFGSYDGKLYNVGDLKKQTYYKFLHYTYPYHCIACGVVLYRIGGMPYLVWALAVRMIFFLHVTFSLNSVCHIWGNQVWDTGDLSKNNWLCGLLAHGEGWHNNHHAFDYSARHGFEWWQIDITWYLIRFLEIVGLATDVKLPTELQKNRKALSNKISSMEEEGRFETKVK
- the LOC133725950 gene encoding palmitoyl-monogalactosyldiacylglycerol delta-7 desaturase, chloroplastic-like isoform X2, with the translated sequence MAWLPLMVQKPVYFLGRQWNGVDIVNVFTLVAIHLLALLAPFHFTWSAFWLGVALYYVTGVGVTISFHRNLAHRSFKLPKWLEYFFAYCAVHSLQYDGKLYNVGDLKKQTYYKFLHYTYPYHCIACGVVLYRIGGMPYLVWALAVRMIFFLHVTFSLNSVCHIWGNQVWDTGDLSKNNWLCGLLAHGEGWHNNHHAFDYSARHGFEWWQIDITWYLIRFLEIVGLATDVKLPTELQKNRKALSNKISSMEEEGRFETKVK